One Littorina saxatilis isolate snail1 linkage group LG1, US_GU_Lsax_2.0, whole genome shotgun sequence genomic window carries:
- the LOC138976791 gene encoding tripartite motif-containing protein 59-like isoform X1 produces the protein MESQMETESEVSPVPVQESPGEQVAPEPAAAPPEPEPEVTDTNMTETESMRFEEKLKQFQNEMATEKSQTMDPRTMSQHLRELEKQRRRNLIFDEERFEETFLKCLICRESYNDKEKLPKMLPCHHTFCQECLCQMFRVEGEFRQTLTSAFRGMPMAVKIQCPSCRDGLITSEAELRRLPNDHTIMELLTFVKETGKSDVQYCSKHQMQPLNFFCEPCIQPVCCDCTVIDHKEIKGHVVVNVEEALEKYTPILDETMADIKTQKLQLAEQREQLEHSGESVDQIQQDLTQHIRTVFDRIRAALDERERELYDVSDGEINRKRTMIEDHLKTLGDRESSLNAQFNGLQQAKDDKDISQMFTGHKTAREVLAREVNVPTDCVKDFNVTFQFSTRTDSGVRSQISNLGNILFQS, from the exons ATGGAGTCACAGATGGAGACGGAAAGCGAAGTTTCACCTGTACCTGTACAGGAGTCCCCCGGGGAACAG GTGGCTCCTGAGCCTGCGGCTGCGCCACCGGaaccggaaccggaagtgacggACACAAACATGACGGAGACAGAGAGCATGCGCTTTGAGGAAAAACTCAAACAGTTTCAGAACGAAATGGCCACAGAGAAAT cTCAAACGATGGACCCCCGCACAATGTCACAGCATCTACGCGAGCTGGAAAAGCAGAGACGGCGGAATCTCATCTTCGACGAGGAGAGATTCGAGGAGACATTTCTCAAGTGTCTCATCTGTAGAGAGTCGTACAACGACAAAGAGAAGCTACCCAAGATGTTGCCTTGCCATCATACCTTCTGCCAGGAGTGTCTGTGTCAG ATGTTCCGAGTAGAGGGCGAGTTCCGACAAACGCTGACGTCAGCATTTCGCGGCATGCCCATGGCGGTGAAGATCCAGTGTCCGTCGTGCCGTGACGGGCTGATTACGTCAGAAGCCGAGCTCCGGCGTCTCCCCAACGACCACACCATCATGGAACTTCTCACCTTCGTCAAG GAGACAGGAAAGTCCGACGTACAATACTGCTCCAAGCATCAGATGCAGCCGCTCAACTTTTTCTGCGAGCCCTGCATTCAGCCCGTGTGCTGCGACTGCACAGTCATCGACCACAAGGAGATCAAGGGTCACGTGGTGGTCAACGTGGAGGAGGCGCTGGAAAAGTACACCCCTATACTGGACGAAACGATGGCGGACATCAAGACACAGAAGCTGCAGCTGGCCGAACAGCGAGAGCAGCTTGAACACTCCGGGGAGTCCGTTGACCAGATACAGCAGGATCTAACTCAACATATTAG GACGGTGTTCGACAGAATACGCGCCGCCCTGGACGAACGAGAACGAGAGCTGTACGACGTGTCGGACGGCGAGATCAACCGCAAACGGACGATGATCGAGGACCACCTCAAGACACTCGGCGACCGAGAGTCGTCCCTCAACGCCCAGTTCAACGGCCTGCAGCAGGCCAAGGACGACAAAGACATCAGCCAGATGTTCACGGGCCACAAGACGGCCCGCGAGGTGCTAGCGCGCGAGGTGAACGTGCCCACGGACTGTGTCAAAGACTTCAACGTCACCTTTCAGTTCAGCACGCGCACGGACTCGGGTGTTCGTTCGCAGATCAGCAACCTCGGCAACATCCTCTTCCAGTCGTGA
- the LOC138976791 gene encoding tripartite motif-containing protein 59-like isoform X3 produces MTETESMRFEEKLKQFQNEMATEKSQTMDPRTMSQHLRELEKQRRRNLIFDEERFEETFLKCLICRESYNDKEKLPKMLPCHHTFCQECLCQMFRVEGEFRQTLTSAFRGMPMAVKIQCPSCRDGLITSEAELRRLPNDHTIMELLTFVKETGKSDVQYCSKHQMQPLNFFCEPCIQPVCCDCTVIDHKEIKGHVVVNVEEALEKYTPILDETMADIKTQKLQLAEQREQLEHSGESVDQIQQDLTQHIRTVFDRIRAALDERERELYDVSDGEINRKRTMIEDHLKTLGDRESSLNAQFNGLQQAKDDKDISQMFTGHKTAREVLAREVNVPTDCVKDFNVTFQFSTRTDSGVRSQISNLGNILFQS; encoded by the exons ATGACGGAGACAGAGAGCATGCGCTTTGAGGAAAAACTCAAACAGTTTCAGAACGAAATGGCCACAGAGAAAT cTCAAACGATGGACCCCCGCACAATGTCACAGCATCTACGCGAGCTGGAAAAGCAGAGACGGCGGAATCTCATCTTCGACGAGGAGAGATTCGAGGAGACATTTCTCAAGTGTCTCATCTGTAGAGAGTCGTACAACGACAAAGAGAAGCTACCCAAGATGTTGCCTTGCCATCATACCTTCTGCCAGGAGTGTCTGTGTCAG ATGTTCCGAGTAGAGGGCGAGTTCCGACAAACGCTGACGTCAGCATTTCGCGGCATGCCCATGGCGGTGAAGATCCAGTGTCCGTCGTGCCGTGACGGGCTGATTACGTCAGAAGCCGAGCTCCGGCGTCTCCCCAACGACCACACCATCATGGAACTTCTCACCTTCGTCAAG GAGACAGGAAAGTCCGACGTACAATACTGCTCCAAGCATCAGATGCAGCCGCTCAACTTTTTCTGCGAGCCCTGCATTCAGCCCGTGTGCTGCGACTGCACAGTCATCGACCACAAGGAGATCAAGGGTCACGTGGTGGTCAACGTGGAGGAGGCGCTGGAAAAGTACACCCCTATACTGGACGAAACGATGGCGGACATCAAGACACAGAAGCTGCAGCTGGCCGAACAGCGAGAGCAGCTTGAACACTCCGGGGAGTCCGTTGACCAGATACAGCAGGATCTAACTCAACATATTAG GACGGTGTTCGACAGAATACGCGCCGCCCTGGACGAACGAGAACGAGAGCTGTACGACGTGTCGGACGGCGAGATCAACCGCAAACGGACGATGATCGAGGACCACCTCAAGACACTCGGCGACCGAGAGTCGTCCCTCAACGCCCAGTTCAACGGCCTGCAGCAGGCCAAGGACGACAAAGACATCAGCCAGATGTTCACGGGCCACAAGACGGCCCGCGAGGTGCTAGCGCGCGAGGTGAACGTGCCCACGGACTGTGTCAAAGACTTCAACGTCACCTTTCAGTTCAGCACGCGCACGGACTCGGGTGTTCGTTCGCAGATCAGCAACCTCGGCAACATCCTCTTCCAGTCGTGA
- the LOC138976791 gene encoding tripartite motif-containing protein 59-like isoform X2 — MASWSPSLSFLSLEAQTYLMQHLPDSQTMDPRTMSQHLRELEKQRRRNLIFDEERFEETFLKCLICRESYNDKEKLPKMLPCHHTFCQECLCQMFRVEGEFRQTLTSAFRGMPMAVKIQCPSCRDGLITSEAELRRLPNDHTIMELLTFVKETGKSDVQYCSKHQMQPLNFFCEPCIQPVCCDCTVIDHKEIKGHVVVNVEEALEKYTPILDETMADIKTQKLQLAEQREQLEHSGESVDQIQQDLTQHIRTVFDRIRAALDERERELYDVSDGEINRKRTMIEDHLKTLGDRESSLNAQFNGLQQAKDDKDISQMFTGHKTAREVLAREVNVPTDCVKDFNVTFQFSTRTDSGVRSQISNLGNILFQS; from the exons ATGGCGTCGTGGAGTCCGTCTCTCAGCTTTCTGTCTCTGGAAGCACAAACCTATCTAATGCAGCATTTACCCGACT cTCAAACGATGGACCCCCGCACAATGTCACAGCATCTACGCGAGCTGGAAAAGCAGAGACGGCGGAATCTCATCTTCGACGAGGAGAGATTCGAGGAGACATTTCTCAAGTGTCTCATCTGTAGAGAGTCGTACAACGACAAAGAGAAGCTACCCAAGATGTTGCCTTGCCATCATACCTTCTGCCAGGAGTGTCTGTGTCAG ATGTTCCGAGTAGAGGGCGAGTTCCGACAAACGCTGACGTCAGCATTTCGCGGCATGCCCATGGCGGTGAAGATCCAGTGTCCGTCGTGCCGTGACGGGCTGATTACGTCAGAAGCCGAGCTCCGGCGTCTCCCCAACGACCACACCATCATGGAACTTCTCACCTTCGTCAAG GAGACAGGAAAGTCCGACGTACAATACTGCTCCAAGCATCAGATGCAGCCGCTCAACTTTTTCTGCGAGCCCTGCATTCAGCCCGTGTGCTGCGACTGCACAGTCATCGACCACAAGGAGATCAAGGGTCACGTGGTGGTCAACGTGGAGGAGGCGCTGGAAAAGTACACCCCTATACTGGACGAAACGATGGCGGACATCAAGACACAGAAGCTGCAGCTGGCCGAACAGCGAGAGCAGCTTGAACACTCCGGGGAGTCCGTTGACCAGATACAGCAGGATCTAACTCAACATATTAG GACGGTGTTCGACAGAATACGCGCCGCCCTGGACGAACGAGAACGAGAGCTGTACGACGTGTCGGACGGCGAGATCAACCGCAAACGGACGATGATCGAGGACCACCTCAAGACACTCGGCGACCGAGAGTCGTCCCTCAACGCCCAGTTCAACGGCCTGCAGCAGGCCAAGGACGACAAAGACATCAGCCAGATGTTCACGGGCCACAAGACGGCCCGCGAGGTGCTAGCGCGCGAGGTGAACGTGCCCACGGACTGTGTCAAAGACTTCAACGTCACCTTTCAGTTCAGCACGCGCACGGACTCGGGTGTTCGTTCGCAGATCAGCAACCTCGGCAACATCCTCTTCCAGTCGTGA